A stretch of Stigmatopora argus isolate UIUO_Sarg chromosome 22, RoL_Sarg_1.0, whole genome shotgun sequence DNA encodes these proteins:
- the LOC144068558 gene encoding POU domain, class 4, transcription factor 3-like, with the protein MMMMMTVDGKQHLSLHDGTRRVCAQESQLQANILGGGVEESLLARAEALQAAADGILVSQARRDAGFHTMSVAPSCAASSSSSSTISSIIASHHHQNFQSHQLGQTLEAGDLLEHLSGSLGVSGMGAPEPGLAHPHHHHHHHHLQSMGQLHQAMAVMGHPLPAMQAHNEVESDPRELEAFAERFKQRRIKLGVTQADVGSALADLKIPGVGSLSQSTICRFESLTLSHNNMIALKPVLHAWLEEAEAAHRDRSAAPEPLGGGGGGAAEDARRRRRTSIAAPEKRSLEAYFAIQPRPSSEKIAAIAEKLDLKKNVVRVWFCNQRQKQKRMKYSAVH; encoded by the exons atgatgatgatgatgaccgTGGATGGCAAGCAGCACTTGAGTCTGCACGACGGCACGCGGAGAGTTTGCGCGCAGGAGTCCCAG CTCCAGGCCAATATATTGGGGGGCGGCGTGGAGGAGAGCCTGCTGGCTCGGGCAGAGGCTCTGCAGGCGGCGGCTGACGGCATCCTCGTCTCCCAGGCAAGGCGAGACGCTGGCTTCCATACCATGAGCGTCGCGCCGTCCTGCGccgcctcttcctcctcttcctccaccaTTTCGTCCATCATCGCGTCCCACCATCACCAGAACTTCCAGAGCCACCAGCTGGGACAGACCTTGGAAGCTGGGGACCTTCTAGAGCACCTCTCTGGGAGCCTGGGTGTGAGCGGGATGGGCGCACCGGAGCCGGGCTTGGCACaccctcaccaccaccaccatcaccatcacctGCAGAGCATGGGGCAGCTACACCAGGCCATGGCCGTCATGGGGCACCCGCTCCCAGCCATGCAGGCGCATAACGAGGTGGAGTCGGACCCGCGCGAGCTGGAAGCCTTTGCCGAGCGTTTCAAGCAGAGGCGCATCAAACTGGGCGTGACCCAGGCCGACGTGGGCTCGGCCCTCGCCGACCTCAAGATCCCTGGAGTGGGTTCCCTCAGCCAGAGCACGATCTGCCGGTTCGAGTCACTCACCTTGTCGCACAACAACATGATCGCCCTGAAGCCGGTGCTGCACGCCTGGTTGGAGGAGGCGGAAGCAGCGCACCGGGACAGGAGCGCCGCGCCGGAGCCACTCGGAGGAGGGGGCGGTGGGGCGGCTGAGGACGCCAGGCGCCGCCGCCGTACTTCCATCGCCGCCCCTGAGAAGCGCTCCCTGGAGGCCTACTTCGCCATCCAGCCCAGGCCGTCCTCGGAGAAGATCGCCGCCATCGCCGAGAAGCTGGACCTGAAAAAGAACGTAGTGCGGGTCTGGTTCTGCAACCAGAGGCAGAAGCAGAAGCGCATGAAGTACTCGGCTGTGCACTGA